The region GATTGATCGATTGAATAGCAGTCATATTATGTATGCATTTTGCAAAGTCATTGATACTAAAACAAGTCTACCAAAGTGTTTGCTTATTAATTGGGTAAGAGTaaagagattaatataatcataataaaagacaaaaatggagtataacaaatatataataaaagtataatttatatgataaaatagtgtgattttatattattcattctttataataaaggcaaaaaagaacaatataaaacatttatgtgtcttaacaataataatttataatttatataaaaacttttatatatatgataaaatgttttttacagCAAGGAGAAGGTGCTCCAATTGTTAGAAAAGGAACATGCGCTAATCACATCAGAGATgtagagaaattattaaagggTGCACATATAACAATTACTGCACGTTCTGAAGATGATGTAGAGGTAGATGCAATTATGGGAAAACTTGCGAGAGCAACAGCCTCCGCATTTAAGTTTAATGAACCTCGTGGTGAAAATGAAGGACATACAGGTCCCATTGGAACAACATATCGCCggtatacttttattttctctcataatatttacattttaaaatgccaactgtaatttcaattttgaataagtaatattatggTTTTTGAGGCAGTCTTTCTCaactaacatatattttatagagtaaTCCCGGAACAAGAGATAAATGCAACAGAAAGAGATCAGTTTTGGCAAAAGGAAGAaatggaagagaaaaaaagattggaGCAAGAGCGGCTACGTTGTGAACAAGAACGACAAAAGTTAGAAAAAGAAGTTAGAGCTCGAGAAGAAAAGGAAGCACAAATGAGAGAGCAAAAAGTACATTGTGATCTAATCACATTTTTcgtttatatatcatatatatcttaGATATCATACCAACgcgtatatttcatttaaaatcgtTTCCACTAGGTAACTGCTAAGGAAAACTCAATCGCGCGACAAAAGTTGGCCGAACAACGTGCCGAGGAAGTGAACAACTTACGCAATCAATTAGCTGCACAAAATTATAGCAATGATGTCGAGGATGATCATAAATCACGAAGTGAAGAGCTACGAAGACAAAGGAGCAAGGAGACACAACAATTGATTGCTCAAAGAACAATAAACGCTAGAGCGGTTTTCGAGCAAAATTCGGCGGCCGGTCAAATGAAGACAAGTTCAGTTCAACAATTTTTACCTAAGAATAATCACGTGGAGTCTGTGAGAAAAGCGTTGGAGGATGCTCAAATAAAAGATCAACCAAAATCTTATGAGGAAACATCATCTGAAGAGAAAAAACTTACAAATGTGGAGACAGTGACGACTTCATCATCTGCAGTGCCTCAACCTCAAAACACTAATCAGGAATCAAAGACAACAGCGAAGAATCTACAATCGGAATCTGAACAAGCAGTAGAAATTAAGGAACAAGTCACTGAAAATGAATTGTACAATCAATTGGATGGCccgtatttatatttcgatCCAAATAACGAGGGAATGAAAGCCAGAGCTTTGTATGACTATCAAGCTGCAGACGATACGGAAATCACTTTTGATCCTGGAGATATAATTACGCATATAGACGCGATCGATGAAGGCTGGTGGCAAGGGCTTGGACCTGATGGGACTTACGGACTTTTTCCTGCTAATTATGTTGAAGTTATTGACTATAATACAACATGATaagataatttcaaaaaaaaatgattgagaaaattattatcctttttttttcttctctgcataattatttgcataaaactgCGAAAATCAATACGCAATCTTATccttaataattacaattatgtcTTAGATGTAATTGAATCAGGTAATAAGATAATAACtggaaaaacattttgaatgaTAAGAGAACAATTTTGTGATGACAGAAACGCGCTTACCATATTTGATAGTGGTTAAAATGCATATCTCCACAATGTTTTGCGCCTTCCatgctattatttaatattaaaacatttatctaAGAAGTGAATATAcacagttaatttttaattagtaaaacTTCATATTTGTTGTTATATCCGTCGATATAAAGTGTATGTCTTCCCAGGTCATACAGGTTTTATCTGATAATTAAtggatattacataaatatatctttttataacacCTTGTATTAGATGCCGATGTAGCAATAACTAAGAGTCTTATAATGTCCACAGAACTGTgtcatacaaaaatataacaactGCTTATTCAgacatatatcatttttagaacaataaatatttcaatttgttaCGGTTTAAtaagagaagaaattaaaaattaaaatactcgcttatatatatgaaaaagctgctttttttcatattttaaatattggtgctattatttatatccaaaaagagaagaagtaTGAAAATCCTTCCTTTTTGTCGACAGTTGTTGGTGAAATAACATAAGAGCGATATATCGACACGTATtagatatgaaattattttattgtatatgagacccaaatttttatagataattaataatgagataaaGTAGCATCACAATATTcatgttacataaataaaacaaagaaaatcatCTTCGATAATTCTGATTTTGACCGCCACTTCCACTACCTGCATGACTCAAAAATGCTAAATGTCCTTTTGGACATTTATTGGCATAATGACCTTTCTGTCCACACTTGTAGCACGTTACTTCTTCGAGCGGTTTTTGTGGTCCTCGTGGTGGCGGCGGTCCATTGTGCATATTCATATGATGATGTGATGCATGAGAATTATTATCGGCATCTTGTCTGACTTGAGCTTCTCGTACATCGGGTggcattttattgcaataaattgccTTGTGACCGCCTTCTCCACAGAAATGACAGGTGATCATCACCTTTTTGCCTTCCTTTGGTTGCATGTCTTGTACCGCTGGTAATTCAAACCTTGGACTAAACATAGAAATTAAGATGCAGACATTTCAAACATTACAACATAATTGATACTTGCATTTTGTAAACTTACtgcataaatttgcaatttggTCCTTCTGGACAAAAACCAGCCAAGTAAGCCATACAGAGAACACGTCTGACATGTCGATGTCTACACAAGGGGCCATGCCTACAGAAACCACGATCGTACCATGGACAATCTCTGACTTTTGTCTCAGGGTCAATGTGTAAGAAAGGACACTCCTTATTGTGACATGcatctataattaattacatttgtttagatataatttaattgtcacatagttaaaatatatattaaatattaacaagagaatataataaggGATATAATAAAGGGATCATTATATTGAATTCTTGCATATAAAGTGTTCataaaggaaatttttagtattgtataatataaataataatatatgcataatatttgcattaagcTACTTACTGAatctagaataaaaataacattccgGCATTTTTGTCATGTCATATTCGTGCAGAAATTCACATTGATCACCCTTTTTACAAAGACCTCTTAACCAATGTTTACATACTATTGTGCGATCACCACGAACATGTCTGAATGGACATGATCCTCCTTTACTACAAGTACCTCTTGGGTAAAATTGACATACTGCAGCAATTGATTCTGCAAATtgaaggaaagaaaattatttattaacaattttacatttttcatataaaatgaatCTGTCTCTTAAAAGCAttgtactatattttttttccaatagtAAACATAAAGCTAtcaaatataagtataaaattcataaaaattaaaaaaagaacagaagATATACAATTGTAGAAAATGTATAAccaaaagagaataatattaataataacatatacatataatataaagaaaaaaatttagaattgatTTATTCTAAGTAATTCTATcaagagaaagggaaagattatttacttttcaaaattatacacatttctaaaattatttatttctatataactatgtttttaaattaaatttttattatataattagttgCTAAAATActgaaattattgttaaatataatattatctgtatttatatgtttatataaactcTAAATCACGAGAGCAACTCTACCTTCAACCACTAAATATTCAAAGATTCTACTGAAGATTATCATTGAaacaaatcataaataaattaaccaAAAAATTTGCCAgtacatattaatacaatattattggaaaaaatcaTACCATATATTGTATGTTGTTATAGATTGAAATAAAGGCACAAAGtataaatacgataatatTATGGTGTGCGCAAACTTAACCAAACACAGTTCACTGTATAAAAacagaaatgtataaaaggaCGTACTGTCCATGCCGGTGAAAGGTAATGGAAGAGCTCCATATTGCTCATCAAGAGCAATTTCAATGTCAAATCGCATGTGTTCGACATTTGCCACTACGCATTCCATTGTTGTTGCAAAAATCTAAACAAACAAACAGGAGACACTCATGATCCGTCTGCTCCGAACTCCGAACTCCGAAGCTGCTGAACTCTTCTGAAATTGTTGCATGTAGCCAATATTATCATATGATATATCCCTAAAAACATAAAGTTGGTATTAGAATCATGACTAATGAGGAATGTTTTTCAGCAAGAACACACAAAGATACAAATCATGCAAttggcgaataaaaaaaaaaaatttaggacTTCAAAAGTTCTCTATTCGATAGCCAATTGCGTGATATTATGTCTCTCTATGTCTCTCCTGGAAAATGCCTGTTGATAGCTTAAATTTCTTtagcttaattaaatttacattaaaatttaaatttacattttaattcgtagtataaaaatatgtctataaatttatata is a window of Cataglyphis hispanica isolate Lineage 1 chromosome 4, ULB_Chis1_1.0, whole genome shotgun sequence DNA encoding:
- the LOC126848812 gene encoding cleavage and polyadenylation specificity factor subunit 4, with amino-acid sequence MECVVANVEHMRFDIEIALDEQYGALPLPFTGMDKSIAAVCQFYPRGTCSKGGSCPFRHVRGDRTIVCKHWLRGLCKKGDQCEFLHEYDMTKMPECYFYSRFNACHNKECPFLHIDPETKVRDCPWYDRGFCRHGPLCRHRHVRRVLCMAYLAGFCPEGPNCKFMHPRFELPAVQDMQPKEGKKVMITCHFCGEGGHKAIYCNKMPPDVREAQVRQDADNNSHASHHHMNMHNGPPPPRGPQKPLEEVTCYKCGQKGHYANKCPKGHLAFLSHAGSGSGGQNQNYRR
- the LOC126848795 gene encoding drebrin-like protein, whose product is MSINLTKNKDALTAAWHSVVDDKLSTNWALFGYEGQTNDLKVVGTGSGGLEEMIDRLNSSHIMYAFCKVIDTKTSLPKCLLINWQGEGAPIVRKGTCANHIRDVEKLLKGAHITITARSEDDVEVDAIMGKLARATASAFKFNEPRGENEGHTGPIGTTYRRVIPEQEINATERDQFWQKEEMEEKKRLEQERLRCEQERQKLEKEVRAREEKEAQMREQKVTAKENSIARQKLAEQRAEEVNNLRNQLAAQNYSNDVEDDHKSRSEELRRQRSKETQQLIAQRTINARAVFEQNSAAGQMKTSSVQQFLPKNNHVESVRKALEDAQIKDQPKSYEETSSEEKKLTNVETVTTSSSAVPQPQNTNQESKTTAKNLQSESEQAVEIKEQVTENELYNQLDGPYLYFDPNNEGMKARALYDYQAADDTEITFDPGDIITHIDAIDEGWWQGLGPDGTYGLFPANYVEVIDYNTT